The Micropterus dolomieu isolate WLL.071019.BEF.003 ecotype Adirondacks linkage group LG22, ASM2129224v1, whole genome shotgun sequence genome contains a region encoding:
- the cav2 gene encoding caveolin-2, with amino-acid sequence MGLEKEKSDTSIIMDEDEFNRSIEPILLKKGKVYTAAPDRDPNDINAHLKVGFGDVIAEPISTHSFDRVWIGSHAVFELVKFIFYRLLTTLLAVPMAFILGVVFGVLSCIHIWLVMPVIQSFMMLLPSVQVVWRSLTDMFITPLFHSMGNSLSSIQVKTTNN; translated from the exons ATGGGTCTGGAAAAGGAGAAATCGGACACCAGTATAATTATGGACGAAGACGAGTTCAACAGATCGATAGAACCCATTCTCTTGAAGAAGGGGAAGGTGTATACAGCGGCTCCGGACCGAGATCCAAACGATATCAACGCGCACTTGAAG GTTGGGTTTGGGGATGTCATTGCGGAGCCCATCTCCACACACAGCTTCGACAGAGTGTGGATAGGAAGCCACGCCGTGTTTGAGCTGGTTAAATTCATCTTTTACCGTCTGCTGACCACGCTGTTGGCCGTGCCCATGGCTTTTATCCTCGGAGTGGTCTTCGGAGTGCTCAGCTGCATCCACATTTG GTTGGTGATGCCGGTGATCCAGAGCTTCATGATGCTCTTACCATCAGTACAGGTGGTATGGAGGAGTCTGACTGACATGTTCATAACACCGCTCTTCCACAGTATGGGAAACAGCCTGTCCTCCATTCAAGTGAAAACTACCAACAACTGA
- the cav1 gene encoding caveolin-1 — protein sequence MTGGLKDGEREEEFLHSPFIRKQGNIYKPNNKDMDNDSLNEKTMEDVHTKEIDLVNRDPKRINDDVVKVDFEDVIAEPAGTYSFDGVWKASFTTFTVTKYWCYRLLTALVGIPLALIWGIFFAILSFIHIWAVVPCVKSYLIEIHCVSRVYSICVHTFCDPLFEAMGKCLSSIRIRTTKEV from the exons ATGACAGGAGGACTGAAGGACGGCGAAAGAGAAGAG GAATTTCTGCATTCGCCGTTCATCAGAAAACAAGGGAACATatacaaaccaaacaacaaagacatggacAACGACAGTCTGAACGAGAAGACAATGGAGGATGTTCACACGAAAGAGATCGACCTGGTCAACCGGGACCCAAAGCGCATAAACGACGACGTTGTCAAG GTAGactttgaggatgtgattgCCGAGCCTGCAGGGACCTACAGCTTTGATGGCGTGTGGAAAGCCAGTTTCACCACCTTCACTGTCACCAAGTACTGGTGCTACCGACTTCTGACGGCGCTGGTCGGCATCCCCCTTGCACTGATCTGGGGAATCTTCTTTGCCATCCTGTCCTTCATACACATCTGGGCCGTGGTACCATGTGTCAAGAGCTACCTGATCGAGATCCACTGCGTCAGTCGTGTCTACTCCATCTGCGTGCACACCTTCTGCGACCCGTTGTTCGAGGCTATGGGCAAGTGCCTCAGCAGCATCCGAATCCGCACGACCAAGGAGGTGTAG